CTGAAACGAAAACCTTAAGGATAGAACATTCAACGGCGTATTCTTCAACACCTTTAAGTTCGGCTTCCTGATGGTTCATTCCACCCGCAACCAGCTCGTCGATTTTATCCTGAATGTCTCTTGCAGCGCGGTAAGAACCAGCTTCTGAAACAAAGATTCCGGTTGCCATCTCGGCGATTTTCTTTCTAACAGCGCCGAAAGTGGCGATCGCTACCCCAAACTGCTTTCTTTCGTTGGCATATTGAGTGGCGAGTGCAAGAATTCTTCGTTGTCCGTCAAGGTTTGCGGCTGCGAGTTTAATTCTGCCGACGTTCAAAGCATTCAACGCAATTTTAAATCCGTTGTTTCTTTCACCCAGAACGTTTTCGACAGGAACTTTCATGTCGTTGAAATAAACCTGACGGGTAGAAGAGGAGCGGATGCCCAGTTTGTGTTCTTCTTCACCCATGGTCATTTGCGCTGGATCTTCAAGTTCTGAACGGTTAATTACGAAACCCGTAATGTTTTTATCGTCCTCAATCTTAGCAAAAAACGTGAATGTGTCGGCAAAACCTGCGTTTGAGATCCACATTTTCTGTCCGTTGATGACGTAATGTTTGCCATCTTCGGAAAGTCTAGCTTTTGTTTTTCCTGAGTTCGCATCAGAACCTGCATCAGGTTCTGTTAGACAGTACGCTCCAAATTTTGTACCTGCAGCCAGATCCGGAAGATATTTATTTTTGAGTTCCTCCGAGCCGTAAAGCAGAATCGGCAAAGTTCCGATACCGGTATGCGCACCGTAAGCCGTTGCCACAGAACCGTTGGCGCCGGAAGCCATGTCACAAGCCAGCATCGTGGTGATGAAGCCCATGCCAAGTCCGCCGTACTGTTCAGGAACTGCCACACCAAGGATGCCCATTTCGCCCATTTTACGCATCACTTCTTCAGTGAGGGCATAATCTTTCTTTTCGAAGCGCTCGCGGTGCGGCACCACTTCTTTATCTACAAACTCTCGGATGGAGTCGCGAAGCATTTTTTGCTCGTCGCTCAGTTCTTCAAGACTGAAAATTTCATTTGCGGGAATATCTCTGATGATGAATTCACCGCCTTTTAAGTTTTGGATTGTATCGCTCATTGTTGGGAAATTTTAGATTTTAGATTTTAAATTTTAGATTTGGTTTTTAGTTTAGGTTTTCACAGAATCATCATCATTATTTTCAGACGTTTTTATAATCTTCGTGAGAATATTTATAATGCTTTCAATTTCAATTAGGGCAGCGTCAAAATTAACATCTACCAACCCCGATTGATTCAAAAGCCGGAACCAGTAGCGGGTTTCACGCGCTTCTTTGTTTGCGATTCTTAGTTTGTTAATAAAATCTTTTTTTGAACTTGCAGCTACAGATTCTTCGACGTTAGAACCAATAGATGTCCCCGAACGTAAGAATTGTTTTGACAAGACAAATTCCTGTTGCTTTCTGCATTTTACGTAAAGATCGATGACTACCAACGCAAACGAGAAGCTTTTGTCCAATATCAAATTATCTTTACCCATTTTTTTAAATGTTGAATTTTAAATTTTAGATTTTGGATTTTGGAAATGCAAATTTTCATAAATGCCAATCTTATGATTGCAAAATTTAATTTAAAATCTAAAATTTAAAATTCAAAATTTCTAAAGCAGCTCAAATATCGAAGCAGCTCCTTGGCCTGTTCCTACGCACATGGTGACCATTCCGTATTTGTTGCCGCGGGTACGCATTTCGTCCAACAGCTGGACGGTGAGTTTGGTTCCTGTACATCCGAGCGGATGACCGAGGGCAATGGCGCCACCGTTCACGTTCAGGATTTCTTTGTTTATATCAAGTTCTTTGATAATTGCAACTGACTGGGATGCAAAAGCTTCATTCATCTCGATAAGGTCGATATCCTTAAGATCGAGTCCGGCCTGTTTTAGTGCTTTCGGTATAGCGTAGAGCGGTCCCATACCCATAATTCGGGGTTCTAAACCAGCAGCGGAGTAAGCAACTAATCTTGCTTCAGGTTCAAGGCCTAATTCTTTCACCATATCTTCACTCATCACGATCACGAAAGCAGCGCCATCACTCATCTGGGAAGAATTTCCGGCAGTAACTGAACCTCCGTTCGCGAAAACAGGACGCAATTTTGCTAAACCTTCCAGTGAAGTGTCTTTCCTTGGACCTTCATCTACAGAGAAATCGAATTTCTTGGTCTGCATCTTCTGGTCTTCGTCCAGGAAATTGTATTCTACAGGAATGGAGACAATCTGATTCGCAAACC
This window of the Flavobacteriaceae bacterium 3519-10 genome carries:
- a CDS encoding 3-ketoacyl-CoA thiolase; amino-acid sequence: MKQAYIIKGFRTAVGKAPKGSLRFTRPDVLAATVIEKLMAAVPQLDKDRIDDLIVGNAMPEAEQGLNVARLISLMGLNTDKVPGVTVNRYCASGSEAIAIASAKIQAGMADCIIAGGTESMSYIPMGGYKPVPETDVAKSHPDYYWGMGYTAEEVANQYKISREEQDQFAFESHMKALKANEEGRFANQIVSIPVEYNFLDEDQKMQTKKFDFSVDEGPRKDTSLEGLAKLRPVFANGGSVTAGNSSQMSDGAAFVIVMSEDMVKELGLEPEARLVAYSAAGLEPRIMGMGPLYAIPKALKQAGLDLKDIDLIEMNEAFASQSVAIIKELDINKEILNVNGGAIALGHPLGCTGTKLTVQLLDEMRTRGNKYGMVTMCVGTGQGAASIFELL
- a CDS encoding Conserved protein yields the protein MGKDNLILDKSFSFALVVIDLYVKCRKQQEFVLSKQFLRSGTSIGSNVEESVAASSKKDFINKLRIANKEARETRYWFRLLNQSGLVDVNFDAALIEIESIINILTKIIKTSENNDDDSVKT
- a CDS encoding Acyl-CoA dehydrogenase, short-chain specific, translated to MSDTIQNLKGGEFIIRDIPANEIFSLEELSDEQKMLRDSIREFVDKEVVPHRERFEKKDYALTEEVMRKMGEMGILGVAVPEQYGGLGMGFITTMLACDMASGANGSVATAYGAHTGIGTLPILLYGSEELKNKYLPDLAAGTKFGAYCLTEPDAGSDANSGKTKARLSEDGKHYVINGQKMWISNAGFADTFTFFAKIEDDKNITGFVINRSELEDPAQMTMGEEEHKLGIRSSSTRQVYFNDMKVPVENVLGERNNGFKIALNALNVGRIKLAAANLDGQRRILALATQYANERKQFGVAIATFGAVRKKIAEMATGIFVSEAGSYRAARDIQDKIDELVAGGMNHQEAELKGVEEYAVECSILKVFVSDLTQHTADEGIQIYGGMGFSEDAPMEAAWRDSRISRIYEGTNEINRLLAVGMLIKKTMKGEIDLLKPAMAVGKELMGIPSFDVPDYSELLSEEKALLTNLKKVFLMVSGAALQKYMMDIEKQQHLLLNASEILNQIYMAESAILRAEKHFSADSVEVAMAQLNLYKAVEKIIAAAKEGIVSFAEGDEQRMMLSGLRRFTKYTNQPNVIALTEKIAAHYVERGHY